CCTCTCGAACACCGGCCTCCTGCGGTTCGTCGTCCGGCGCGGCCCCCTTTGGCGGTTGCGGCGGCTGGTCCTGCGTAATGGCCGAGGTCATCGTTCCCCCTAGGACGGTCGCTGCGGCAGAGTCGTGAGGTCTAACGACACGGCTGCGATATCGAACACACGTCATTCGGTCGTGCTGGGGAGCCTGCTATTTCCTGCGTCAGGGAACCCCGCGGGCGCGGGATCCCTGGTCTGGCTTGGAGCGGCCGCGGGGCAGGAAATGGCCGAAACGCCGACACCGCCAAACAGCGTGGGCAGCACGGCGGGCCCATCCCGGTCGCCCTCTCCTAACCGGGATCTGGTTCGGCCTGTAGCAGCCTTTCCAGCTCTGTCTCGGCGTGGCCGACCGCGCCCGTCAGAGCCTCATGGTGGTGGGCGGACAGGACGCCGGATCCCAGTCCGGCCGCGGCGATCACCGCGTTCAGCGCGTCTGTCGCCCGGTCGTCCAGGGCGGCCGCGGCGACGGGGTGGTGCAGTGCGTCTCGTGCGGCGTAGGCGTCGAGTCGGGCAACGCTGACGAGGGAGTCGAGTACGCGGGCGACATGGCGTCCGGTGCGGTCCAGTTCCAGGGCTGACAGGCCCGTCCGGGTCTGGAAGGCGGCGGTCGGCGGATCGGGATGGTCGAGGAGCTGGACGGCTGCATCAACGGTGCGGTCGAGGTCGGGTTCAGGGACGGGGGTGTCTTCGGGCCGGCAGTGGGCGTGCAGGAGGAGGGCGATGGCTCTCTCCCAAGGCTCCGTGGGCTGGGTGGTGTCGATCAGGTCGCGGGCCTGCTGGTCCAGGCCCTGCTCCATCAGGGCCATGATCTTGATCTGGCGACCGTCGAGGAGCCGGTTGCCAATGCCGCGATGCCGGGCCATGGCGTCGGCCGCGTCGGTCCACCGCCCGATCTGGGCGAGGGCGCGGGCGCCGTCCACGAGCAGGGTGACGTACAGCTCCTGGCACACCGTGCGGTGGTCCTCGTCCGTGCCGGTCAGAGCAGACAGGTCGACGGTGCGGCCGTCGATGTCAGCCTTGTTCCGATGTCGGGCAGCGTCGTTGAGGCAGTACAACAAGCCGTAGGCGAGTTCGCCGTGGCCGGCGCGAGTCTGCAATCGGGAGAGGTTGACGAGCGGCATCAGCGACATGACGGCGACCCGTCCGCTGAGGCGTCCGGCGTCGGTGAAGACCTGGTGCTGGCGCCAGCACAGATCCTCGGCCAGGCCGGGCAGGCCGACGTCGGAGGCGATGAGCGCGGCGTAGTTGAGGACCCCGCAGGCGCGGGCCACCAGGTCATGGTGGCTCGCACCTGCGGGCGCGACGGTCAGCCCGGTGAGATGGTTGATGCGCTCCTCCAAGTGGAGCGCGGGCGCCTTGGTGCGGCGGACCAGGGGGATGCGGCTGGCTATCGCGGGAATCATCGGCTCAGCCCTTGCGCGCCCAGTCGACGACCAGTCGGCTGTAGGGCTTGTCGACGACGAAGCGGGCGTCGTCCGCCGTCAGCCGGTCACGCGAGTCCGCGACGGCCATCCGGAAGCCCGGCTCGGGGGCGTCGTTGCCGCCGGTCGCGTCCCAGGCGCGGATCTCGCTCACGACGCGCTCGGCGAGGTCAGCGCCGCCCTCGCCGTGGCCGATCACGCCGACCTCCCAGTACCGGCCCTTCTCGTCCTCGCCCTCGCGGATGGTCAGGTACGCGAGCGACCCGGCGTCGAGGGCTGCCATGGAGCCCCACCCGAAGTGCGGGGTGAATCCGGGGCGCTGGCCCGGCAGGCGGGAGAGGCCGTTGGGCAGCACGCACGCCAGGTACAAGTACAGCCACTCCCACGCCGATCCCTGCCGGAACTTCACCCCGGTGTAGAGCTTGGTCTGCTGCTGGTCGAGGACGCAGCGGAGCGCGTCGCGGTCGACGTCCTGCTCGCTGAACGTCTCCAGGCGCACGTTGCCCTCGCCGGCCATCGGCACGAGGGTGTACACGTCGTCGCAGACGCCCTTGCGCAGGGGGATGAAGGTGGCCATCTCGCAGGAGACGGTCTTCCACGTGTCGCCGTCGCGTTCGAAGGCGAAGGAGCGGGAGATGCTGCCGCGGATGCGCATCGGCAGGACCAGGCGCCCGCCGGGGGCGAGCTGGTCGAGGATCTTCACGGGGACGTCGCCGGCGCCGACGGTGAAGATGATCCGGTCGTAGGGGGCGTGCTCGGGCAGCCCGGCCGCGCCGTCGGCCATCACCGCGGTGGCGTTGTCGACGCCTGCCTCGGCGAGGTGCTGGCTCGCGCCGGCGACGAGGTCCTGGTCGACGTCGAGGGTCCACACCTGCCCGCCGGGGGAGACGATTTTGCCGAGGAGGGCGGCGTTGTAGCCGGTGGCGGCTCCGGCTTCCAGGACCTTGTGGCCGGGCTGGGCGCCGAGCTGTTCGAGCTGGGTGGCGACGATGGACGGCGCGGAGATGCAGGAGATCATCTCCCCGTGCTCGTCGTGCTTGATCGGGACCGCGTCCTCTTTGTACGCGCTCTCCAGGTCGACGCCGGGCAGGAAGGCGTGCCGGTCGGTGGTGCGGAAAGCGTCGATGGCCGCCTTGCTGCGCAGGTGGCCGCTGTCGACGAGCCGCTGGGCGAGGGATTCGCGCAGCTGGTTGGGGTCGGTGACGGGTGTCATGGTGGTCTCCATTCGAGGGAGGCTAGGGTCCGCCGGGGCGGACTTGCGGGTGGACACGTCAGCTCCTTCTCCGGTGGAGAAGGCGACGTGACGGCCGAGCCATGCGGTGGCGGCCTGCGCTTCGGCAGGCACGCCTGCGCGGTTGAACGCGAAGATCGCGTGATGGGCGATGACGCCCCGGATTCCGCGTATCAGTCGGCCGTCAGCGGCGAGCCGGCGCAGGCGGCGGCCGGCATCCTCAAACGCGGCGACGCGCTCGACCCAGCCCGCTTCCGCGTCTGGGCGCAGGGAAGCGTCCGCGTTCATCAGCCGCCGCATCGCGGAGACGGCTCTCTCCAGCGCGGGCCCCTGGGGCGGGGTGATGGGGGGCCGCAGGGCAGCCCACCGGGCCCATGCATCTCCGGCTTCGAACGGGTCCAGTCCCGCCTCGCGGATCATGGCGGACAGCAGCATCACGCTGCGCTCACGGGCGCCGGGGGTGCCAGTCTCGGCGAGCGCGGCCGGGCTGTCGGCGCAGAACACGTCGTGCGCGACCTCCATGCCCTCGGGGCCGCCGAAGGCATGGATCTCCGGCTCGTAGATCCCGCCCGTCCAGCCGGTGATCACGCGGGCGGCGACGAGCTGGTCCAGCAGGCCGGTGGCGGGCTGTTCGGTGCGCAGACGCACGCCGGCGTCCTTGCGCAGGAAGTGGAAGCGGCGCCCGGACAGGGCGGTCGCCAGGGCCCGGGCGGCGTCCGCGTGCTGGTCGGGGAAGGCCACAGAGGCGTGCCACCAGGATGTGTCCGCGGGGATCCGCAGGTTCTCGTCGTCGAAGGTCATGGGCAGAAAACTCCTTGCGAGGCGGCGGGGAGAGGTCAGGTGAGCAGGAGGACGCGGGTCCAGCCGGTGGTGTCGGTGGCGTTCAGGGCGAGTTGGGCTCCGGCGCGGCCTTCCATAAATCCGGGTTTGGGCAGGTGCTCCCAGTCGGCGGCCAGCCGTCGGTGCAGGTCCTGGATGATCGGGGTGAAGCGTCCGGGTGCGGGGCTGTCGGCGGCGACCGCGCGGGTGAGGGTCAGCAGGCCGGCCCAGCCGTGGCAGAGGGTCGAGTCGGTGATGCGGGCGAGCCGCAGCGGGTCGGTCAGGATGGTCTCGACGATGTCCTCGGCCGCTTGGCGCCGGGCGGTATCGCCGAGGGCGAGCGCGGCGAGCTGCTGGGCGCGGGCGATGCCGGGCTGGCCGTAGCACCAGGACTGGCGGGCCGGTTCCGCTGCGGGCGGCTGCTCGGCCTCCAGGTGTGCTGCGGTGGACCAGTAGTGGGCGCCGTGCCGGTCGAGCCAGGTCGCGAACGTGCCGACGGCCTCCTCCTGGCCGGAGACGCTGACTCCGGCACGCAGGGCGAGGGAGAGCACGGCCAGGGGCCCCGCGATGCCGTGGGCCATGCCGTTGTTGCCGTGCCCGCCGGCCATCTCCATCCCGTCCGGGCCGACCGCCGACCACCACCCGGGCAGCATCCGGCCGCCACCGCAGGCTGGGTGCGCGAGCGTGACGAGGCAGGCGAGCACGTCGGGCAGCCGGGGCGCGATCGGGCGGCGGGACAGCAGCAGTGCGGCGAGCCCGGTCAGGCCACGGATGAGGTCCCACTCGGCGAGGTGGGGCAGCGCGCCGGCCGCCTGGCGGCGGTGGGCGGCGGCGAGCCGGGCGTCCACGACGCGGTCGACGGCCGCGCGGACGTCGTCGCCGGCCCCGTGGGCGCGGGCCAGGACGAACTCCAGGGCGGGTGCGCCGTGGAACAGGCTGGCGTTGCTGCCGGTGCTCACCCCTCGGACGGTGGCCTGGGTGAGGTGGCGGCGGGCGGTGGACAAGTCACGGCGCTCGATGTCGAGCAGGGCCATCCCCAGGGCGCCCTCGGACAGGTCCTGCGTACGGGGCACGGTCGTCGTGGTCATGAGCGCCTGGCCAGGGGGACGACGATGCTGTGGGCCCGGCCGCCGATCCACCCGTCTGCGTCCGGCGGGGGCGCGTCGTGCAGGGTGGCGATGCCGACGGGGCTGGCGTCCATGTGCGCGCGCAGCAGGTCCAGGTCGACGTCGCGGCTGAGGTCGAGGGGCAGCTGCTGGTCGTCCTCGGCGAGCAGGACCCGCTCCGGTACCCGGAACCGGGCACGCCAGGCGTGGAGTTGGTCTGCCCACTGCTGGAGTGGTGCGGTGCGGGCGGGCAGCGTGCGGCTGCGGATCTTCCACCGGGCGGCGGTGAGGATGGTGCGCCGGTAGGTGAGAGCCGGGGTGAAGGGCAGGGTCCAGGCGGCGCCCCAGTCGAACCAGGTCACCTGAGGGGAGGCGGCCCTGCTGATCTCGCCGAGGAAGCGGGCCATCGGCGGGGTGTAGTTGTTCCACAGGAAGTTGATGGCGGTGGGGGCCAGCAGCTCCAGCCGCTTGCCCGTCGCGGACTCCACCAGCTGGGGGCGGCCGTCGGCGACGGTGACCGACAGGTCGCCGGGGAAGAGGACGTGCGGGGCGGGGCGGCGGAATTCGCCGACGCTGACGACGCGGGGCAGGGCCTGGGGCGCGCGGGTGAGCAGGTCGGCCGGCACCCGCCCGGCGTGGAAGGACAGCTGTGCCAGCTCCGCCTCCGCATCGATGGTGGGCAGGTGCGCGTACGCCTCCTCGGTGCCGGGGAAGAGGTGCCAGAACCGTCCGGTCATCGAACCGGCCGAGCGGGAGACGGTCAGGACCCGCAGCCGGAAGTCCCCCCGGTCGAGGGCCTGGACGGAGGAGGCGTGCACCTGAGCGGCCAGTTCGAGATGGGGCGCCGGATGGTGTGGCTTCTCGCCGGCTGCGGCTTCCAGCTCCTCGATCATCGCGCCCGTCAGGGCCACCGTGCGCCTGCCCTCGGCGGCGGCGGTGCCGGCCAGCTCCAGCAGCAGGCGGTCGCGCCGGGACATCGGTCGGGGCGGTTCGCTCACGGTGACGAACCCTTCCGGAAAGCCCACGCCCCGGTCGGAGTCCGTGGCCACCTCCACCGGAACGGGGACGTTCTCGCCGTAGCGCTCGGTGAATTGCTCGATCCACCGACGCCAGGTCGGTGTCCCGTTCGGATGAGTGGCCAGGCGGGCCAGCACGGTCGCTGTCGTCCCTGCCTCGGTCAGCACTTGTTCGGGCAGCCGCACGTCGGCATCCAGCCGCAGGTCGCATGCTGGCCGCAGCCGGTCTGCCTGGGCGCGGACCGCGTCCGGTAGGGCGTCTGAGGGGTCGACGGCGGTGGCTGGCGCGCGCAGCGAGGAGCGCAGCAGCCGTACCCGCAGCAGTTCGCCCAGGAGCCGGTGACGCGCTGCGTCGCTCACAGCGGGGTACTCCGCGGCGAGTTTATCGGCCAACTGGCGATACTCGATCGGGGAGCGGACCAGGTTGAGCACGAGGCGCAGCGCAGGGTTCAGGGCGAGGCGGAACTCTGCGTCGCCCTCGGACGGCACGTGGATGCGCTCGTTACGCTGCCGGGCCAGCGTATTGACGCAGACCTCCGTTTCGGCCATGCGAGTGCTGTCGCTCTCCCAAGCGCTGAGCATCTCGTCGAGACCGACCGGATCGGGGCGGACGACGGCCTGGTGGTCTTCTCCGAAGCGCACGGATGTCGACTGGTCGAAGCCGAGCAGGGCGACGCCGGCGAACAGGCCGTAGGGGGTGGAGCGGTGTGCGTACCGGATCGCATAGCGGGCCGTGGCCAGAGCAGCACGGCGAACCCGGCGCGGCTTCGGCGTGCGGCCGTCGATGATGGCCTGCACCTGTCCTGCGAGGTCGGGGCTGGCGTCGGTCACTGTCTGCCGAAAGGCATCGTCGGACCAGACGCTGCTCAGCCACGCACGCCACGGTTCCACCGGTGCCGTGGATGCCGGCCAGGGTGGCATGGCGGGCGCAGTGAGGTGCACCGTGGAGCGCAGCATCGCCTGCCCCGCGCCCTGATACAGGCTGGGACGTACCCGTGTCATCACCGCTCTCCCTTCTTCCTTCGTGACGGGGCGGGATGCGGGCCGGACGGGAAGCCCCGCCCGGCCCGCGCTGCCGGATCGGACCGGCTTACGAGGTGGTGCAGGCGCTGGGGCAGGAGCTGCCGCAGGTGTCGCCCGTGCTGCACATCAGGACCGTCTCGGTCGCCGGCGTGCCCTCGATGAAGGTGATGTCGAGCCCGAACGGGTCGGTCTCGTCGGTGGTTGCGAGGTCCGGCTGCGCGGGGGCGGTCGGCCTCTCCGTCTGCACGGCGGTCATGCTTGCCTCCTAGTGGCGATGGGTGGTGCGGGATCCCGGGCCCGGTCGGGACCCGGAACTTGGGGCCAGACGGTGGCGGGCGACGGTGTCGCCTGCTCCAGGGCGTCTGGGAGTCGGTGTGAGCCGTGTCGTCAGGCTGCTG
This is a stretch of genomic DNA from Streptomyces hawaiiensis. It encodes these proteins:
- a CDS encoding FxLD family lanthipeptide: MTAVQTERPTAPAQPDLATTDETDPFGLDITFIEGTPATETVLMCSTGDTCGSSCPSACTTS
- a CDS encoding lantibiotic dehydratase family protein, encoding MPPWPASTAPVEPWRAWLSSVWSDDAFRQTVTDASPDLAGQVQAIIDGRTPKPRRVRRAALATARYAIRYAHRSTPYGLFAGVALLGFDQSTSVRFGEDHQAVVRPDPVGLDEMLSAWESDSTRMAETEVCVNTLARQRNERIHVPSEGDAEFRLALNPALRLVLNLVRSPIEYRQLADKLAAEYPAVSDAARHRLLGELLRVRLLRSSLRAPATAVDPSDALPDAVRAQADRLRPACDLRLDADVRLPEQVLTEAGTTATVLARLATHPNGTPTWRRWIEQFTERYGENVPVPVEVATDSDRGVGFPEGFVTVSEPPRPMSRRDRLLLELAGTAAAEGRRTVALTGAMIEELEAAAGEKPHHPAPHLELAAQVHASSVQALDRGDFRLRVLTVSRSAGSMTGRFWHLFPGTEEAYAHLPTIDAEAELAQLSFHAGRVPADLLTRAPQALPRVVSVGEFRRPAPHVLFPGDLSVTVADGRPQLVESATGKRLELLAPTAINFLWNNYTPPMARFLGEISRAASPQVTWFDWGAAWTLPFTPALTYRRTILTAARWKIRSRTLPARTAPLQQWADQLHAWRARFRVPERVLLAEDDQQLPLDLSRDVDLDLLRAHMDASPVGIATLHDAPPPDADGWIGGRAHSIVVPLARRS
- a CDS encoding lanthionine synthetase LanC family protein, giving the protein MTTTTVPRTQDLSEGALGMALLDIERRDLSTARRHLTQATVRGVSTGSNASLFHGAPALEFVLARAHGAGDDVRAAVDRVVDARLAAAHRRQAAGALPHLAEWDLIRGLTGLAALLLSRRPIAPRLPDVLACLVTLAHPACGGGRMLPGWWSAVGPDGMEMAGGHGNNGMAHGIAGPLAVLSLALRAGVSVSGQEEAVGTFATWLDRHGAHYWSTAAHLEAEQPPAAEPARQSWCYGQPGIARAQQLAALALGDTARRQAAEDIVETILTDPLRLARITDSTLCHGWAGLLTLTRAVAADSPAPGRFTPIIQDLHRRLAADWEHLPKPGFMEGRAGAQLALNATDTTGWTRVLLLT
- the fxlM gene encoding methyltransferase, FxLD system; translation: MTFDDENLRIPADTSWWHASVAFPDQHADAARALATALSGRRFHFLRKDAGVRLRTEQPATGLLDQLVAARVITGWTGGIYEPEIHAFGGPEGMEVAHDVFCADSPAALAETGTPGARERSVMLLSAMIREAGLDPFEAGDAWARWAALRPPITPPQGPALERAVSAMRRLMNADASLRPDAEAGWVERVAAFEDAGRRLRRLAADGRLIRGIRGVIAHHAIFAFNRAGVPAEAQAATAWLGRHVAFSTGEGADVSTRKSAPADPSLPRMETTMTPVTDPNQLRESLAQRLVDSGHLRSKAAIDAFRTTDRHAFLPGVDLESAYKEDAVPIKHDEHGEMISCISAPSIVATQLEQLGAQPGHKVLEAGAATGYNAALLGKIVSPGGQVWTLDVDQDLVAGASQHLAEAGVDNATAVMADGAAGLPEHAPYDRIIFTVGAGDVPVKILDQLAPGGRLVLPMRIRGSISRSFAFERDGDTWKTVSCEMATFIPLRKGVCDDVYTLVPMAGEGNVRLETFSEQDVDRDALRCVLDQQQTKLYTGVKFRQGSAWEWLYLYLACVLPNGLSRLPGQRPGFTPHFGWGSMAALDAGSLAYLTIREGEDEKGRYWEVGVIGHGEGGADLAERVVSEIRAWDATGGNDAPEPGFRMAVADSRDRLTADDARFVVDKPYSRLVVDWARKG